The following are encoded in a window of Actinomyces oris genomic DNA:
- a CDS encoding GyrI-like domain-containing protein encodes MRETIGSFDVVGLPLRTSNREAARTIPPHWQAAADAGLLAPEKPGVGPGIYAVYTDYETPGDDVDGVYTLVIGRRIEAGGPVPPGQVTVTVPASTHEIVTLADVRPESVYDAWVDVWAREDLARDYRADYEYYAPDGSIHLSIGVLPNT; translated from the coding sequence ATGAGAGAAACGATCGGCTCCTTCGACGTTGTTGGCCTGCCTCTTCGGACGTCGAACCGAGAGGCAGCCCGAACCATCCCTCCTCACTGGCAGGCCGCTGCCGACGCCGGGCTCCTCGCACCCGAGAAGCCCGGCGTCGGCCCCGGCATCTATGCGGTCTACACCGACTACGAGACTCCCGGTGACGATGTCGACGGTGTCTACACCCTCGTCATCGGTAGGCGCATCGAGGCCGGAGGTCCGGTTCCCCCTGGCCAGGTGACTGTGACGGTCCCGGCCTCTACTCACGAGATCGTCACGCTGGCTGATGTTCGGCCGGAGAGTGTCTATGACGCGTGGGTGGATGTCTGGGCCCGCGAGGACCTGGCCCGTGACTATCGGGCCGACTACGAGTACTACGCTCCGGACGGCTCGATCCACCTGTCCATCGGGGTCCTTCCGAACACATGA
- a CDS encoding quinone oxidoreductase family protein: protein MKAMQIVSFDGPASGLRYQEAPTPEPGPGEIAVDVDHAGVGYVEALFTEGLVPIDLPWTPGLEVSGRVRALGDGVDDYRVGDAVVALTITGGGGYGQVAVAPAELVVPLPAGLDPILAAAVPANSTTALVALEEIAHLRRGESVLVHAAAGGLGSQMGQVARLLGAGRVVGVTRSEAKRQEILDLGYDEAWLTEDLSEADPAQFDVVADPVAGPARLRSLDLLRTGGRLLALGDASQAEVQQVSTTSLWLRGIGVIGFNLGAFSQANPGLVGGHLRRAVELVASGELQVHVTDRLPIQEAAQAVTAVRAGTTTGKIVLTHSQD, encoded by the coding sequence ATGAAGGCCATGCAGATCGTCAGCTTCGATGGTCCGGCGTCCGGGTTGCGGTACCAGGAGGCTCCGACCCCTGAGCCCGGACCGGGCGAGATCGCCGTGGATGTGGACCATGCCGGCGTCGGCTACGTCGAGGCGCTCTTCACCGAGGGCCTCGTGCCCATCGACCTGCCCTGGACTCCCGGGCTGGAGGTGAGCGGCCGGGTCCGCGCCCTCGGCGACGGGGTGGATGACTATCGGGTTGGGGACGCCGTGGTCGCCCTGACCATCACCGGAGGTGGCGGCTACGGGCAGGTCGCCGTGGCCCCCGCGGAGCTCGTCGTACCGCTCCCCGCGGGACTCGATCCGATCCTGGCCGCCGCAGTTCCGGCCAACTCGACGACGGCGCTCGTCGCCCTGGAGGAGATCGCCCACCTGCGCCGCGGCGAGAGCGTGCTGGTCCACGCCGCCGCCGGCGGCCTCGGATCGCAGATGGGTCAGGTGGCCCGACTGCTCGGTGCGGGCCGCGTCGTCGGCGTCACCCGCAGCGAGGCCAAGCGCCAGGAGATCCTGGACCTGGGCTATGACGAGGCCTGGTTGACCGAGGACCTCTCCGAGGCCGACCCCGCCCAGTTCGATGTCGTCGCCGACCCGGTGGCCGGCCCGGCCAGGCTGCGCAGCCTCGACCTGCTGCGTACGGGAGGACGGCTCCTCGCGCTGGGGGACGCCTCCCAGGCGGAGGTCCAGCAGGTGAGCACCACGTCGCTGTGGCTGCGGGGCATTGGCGTCATCGGCTTTAACCTCGGGGCCTTCAGCCAGGCGAACCCAGGACTCGTCGGAGGCCACCTGAGGCGCGCGGTGGAGCTTGTGGCCTCCGGAGAGCTCCAGGTCCACGTCACCGACCGCCTCCCGATCCAGGAGGCCGCTCAGGCCGTTACCGCGGTGCGCGCGGGAACCACCACCGGCAAGATCGTTCTGACCCACTCGCAGGACTGA
- a CDS encoding MarR family winged helix-turn-helix transcriptional regulator — translation MNAVSRTVDIPPPRRGRRELVEDTEVRLGLHIKSAEQAMMAAKTEALRSFGLTVAQYAAMLSLYYVPEQSSAQLARAAAVTPQTMATVIAKLEQKRLVTRHPSSDHAKVLIASLTTEGEALLLRADKVARRIEQRMAESFTAKERQQLTEMLGRVTSLLRDNLIAE, via the coding sequence ATGAACGCCGTGAGCCGCACCGTTGACATTCCGCCCCCGAGGCGAGGACGTCGCGAACTCGTCGAGGACACCGAGGTGCGGCTCGGCCTACACATCAAGTCCGCCGAGCAAGCCATGATGGCCGCCAAGACCGAGGCCCTCAGGAGCTTCGGTCTCACCGTGGCCCAGTACGCGGCCATGCTCTCCCTGTACTACGTGCCCGAGCAGTCCTCGGCCCAGCTGGCCAGGGCCGCCGCGGTCACTCCGCAGACGATGGCCACCGTCATCGCCAAACTGGAGCAGAAACGACTCGTCACCCGTCACCCCTCCTCCGACCACGCCAAGGTCCTCATCGCCTCACTCACGACCGAGGGTGAGGCCCTGCTACTGCGCGCCGACAAGGTTGCACGCCGCATCGAGCAGCGCATGGCCGAGTCCTTCACCGCCAAGGAGCGTCAGCAGCTCACCGAGATGCTCGGGCGCGTCACCTCCCTCCTGCGCGACAACCTCATCGCCGAGTAG
- a CDS encoding helix-turn-helix transcriptional regulator: MRNDLKVLRAQRSWTQARLAEELGVSRQTVNALEAGRYDPSLPLAFTIARVFGLTIEEIFFPDDEAS; this comes from the coding sequence GTGAGGAACGATCTCAAGGTGCTGCGCGCCCAGCGCAGCTGGACTCAGGCTCGGCTCGCCGAGGAGCTGGGTGTCTCTCGCCAGACGGTCAACGCTTTGGAAGCCGGGCGCTACGACCCCTCCCTGCCCCTGGCCTTCACCATCGCTCGCGTCTTCGGCCTGACCATCGAGGAGATCTTCTTCCCCGATGACGAGGCCTCCTAG
- a CDS encoding HXXEE domain-containing protein has translation MDPVSLATGGLFFSWLAHDLEELATMPGWTHPLFDKVPFLPEDIRRHGCSREQVYLGIGLMGVLMAAASMDGYRTRGRSPVYQAALYGYGMHTFSHLGSAALARRYTPGVVTALPFVLPFWIFAKRTLRAHGVEVRPHRWVIPAFPVIAGTALGSAYLMTTGRSGGHRREVKRP, from the coding sequence ATGGATCCTGTGTCACTGGCGACTGGGGGACTGTTCTTCTCGTGGCTGGCTCATGACCTCGAGGAGCTGGCCACGATGCCGGGCTGGACGCACCCGCTTTTCGACAAGGTCCCCTTCCTGCCCGAGGACATCCGACGTCACGGCTGCTCGCGCGAGCAGGTCTACCTGGGGATCGGTCTCATGGGTGTCCTCATGGCTGCTGCTTCCATGGACGGCTACCGCACCCGCGGACGCTCCCCCGTCTACCAGGCCGCGCTCTACGGCTACGGCATGCACACCTTCAGCCACCTGGGCTCAGCGGCTCTGGCCCGGCGCTACACCCCGGGGGTGGTGACGGCGCTGCCGTTCGTCCTGCCCTTCTGGATCTTCGCGAAGCGGACGCTGCGAGCTCATGGGGTCGAGGTGCGCCCCCACCGGTGGGTGATCCCCGCCTTCCCGGTCATCGCCGGCACGGCCCTGGGCAGTGCGTACCTGATGACAACAGGGAGGTCGGGAGGACATCGTCGGGAAGTCAAGCGACCTTGA
- a CDS encoding DLW-39 family protein codes for MRNRAVVSAAVFSFLAAAGYAAWLRFEAARMERAAWAEVTDPVD; via the coding sequence ATGAGGAACCGTGCAGTCGTATCAGCCGCGGTCTTTTCGTTCCTGGCCGCTGCGGGTTATGCCGCGTGGCTCAGGTTCGAGGCGGCCCGTATGGAGCGGGCCGCGTGGGCCGAGGTCACCGACCCCGTTGACTAG
- a CDS encoding DUF3566 domain-containing protein produces MSQPVSMSPDGGQSAGAASIVGGADASGSASGGKSKKSKKTIAGPRRVRLALTRVDPWSVMKASFLLSFAAGIMLIVATAVVWFMLDAMHVFSTIEELVKTVAGERSNTFSAIVAYLELPRALAVSTIVAVVDIVLVTALTTLGAFLYNITATLVGGIHLTLADE; encoded by the coding sequence ATGAGCCAGCCGGTTTCCATGTCCCCTGACGGTGGGCAGTCCGCAGGTGCCGCATCCATTGTGGGTGGCGCGGATGCCTCCGGCAGCGCGTCGGGCGGCAAGAGCAAGAAGAGCAAGAAGACCATCGCCGGGCCGCGCCGCGTGCGTCTGGCCCTGACCCGGGTCGACCCCTGGTCAGTGATGAAGGCGAGCTTCCTGCTCAGCTTCGCCGCGGGCATCATGCTCATCGTCGCCACGGCGGTCGTGTGGTTCATGCTCGACGCCATGCACGTCTTCTCCACCATCGAGGAGCTTGTCAAGACGGTCGCCGGTGAGCGCTCCAACACCTTCTCCGCGATCGTGGCCTACCTCGAGCTGCCGCGCGCACTGGCCGTCTCCACGATTGTGGCCGTGGTGGATATCGTGCTGGTGACCGCTCTGACCACGCTGGGCGCCTTTCTCTACAACATCACCGCCACCCTCGTCGGTGGGATCCATCTCACGCTTGCGGACGAGTGA